From the genome of Tachypleus tridentatus isolate NWPU-2018 chromosome 6, ASM421037v1, whole genome shotgun sequence:
CTAAAGAACACACATAAAACGCTTAGACTTCTTTACATTTATAACAGcttgctttattataaatttaacattttccaaaatTCAACAATTGCAGTGGATGAAATTGAAAGATGCAtgatacaaaaaaaacataaaccaCATAATGCATATAATGACTGTTATCTTTGTGATGTTCTAGATTGCCTTTTAATATTCTTCACATTCCATTTTCTATTTCTCTGTTTAGATTGGAGGGCAGTTCTATCATTAAACCTATCCCTAAGTACATCactataattatcataatatCTTCTGTCACATTCAAAGTCTCTATTAAATTCTTCCTGAAACTCGAAGCTTTCTCTTTCTATCTGTATTTCACGTTTTCTAAGCCATTCTAACTCTATTTCTCTCTCTGTGTAACTTTTGCCTATTTCCCAACATCGTCTTCTGTCTGTGAAGTCTTCTGTGTGGTACTTGCATTCTGAatacctgctgtgtccactgtcTTCATCGTATCGATGTTCTTTGTATCTTACTTTATCGTTCTCTGTGTAACTTATTTCATTGACTCTTCTCCCTTCACAATAATCATCAGGCCTGTATGATAATGGAGATAACTGAGATCTGTGTTCTTTTCTTTTAGACTTTTTAAAGACACGGTCACTTGATCTTTCTTTTTCACATTGGTCATTTTCTCTCTGtcttttttctaaaatatattcttCTCTCCAGTTGTGTCTCTTTACCTTTCTACTCCCCTTTTGTGAtatggaaatataatttttgtccaTACTAGTATCTATGTTTTGTTGATTGTGTGATTTGTAATACCTTTCTTTATTCCAGGATCTGCAGTTAGACAGACTTTTTTCTTCCAATTTTTCTCTACTGTTGCTTGATTTAAACAAAGAGTTTCCAGTCTTTGTGAAATGATTTCTTTCAGCTGAAGGACTTTTATGTCTATCTTTACTTGATATTGAACCTCTGAGTGAATTTTGTGGGGCTGGTAGTGGACTTTCACTTCTGTGTACAAACTTGGAACTGCAATGAGGGTCAACATCTAGATGCTTTGCACTAGGTAATTTCAACTTTACCTGAATATTTATGCTTTGGACAGAATCTTCAAGTTGATTCTGAAGTTTCCGTTTGTGAGAAAAATCACGAAAACAGTTAGTAGATGTTAGATCCTTATTAAGGTACTTACTGTAACCTGAATCAATCTTCTCTTCCTTTACCTTAACAAGTGGCTTAATCTCTTTAGCTGAAGCATGAGAAGAGGAAGTGTCTGTATCACTATACTTCTTCACTCTTTCTTTCCTCTTTTTCCTTTctaatggaaaaaaataacaacaacaaaggaattcaatttcttaaaaacaaaactagtgtttcaaaagaaaatatccTACTAATTTTTAACCGAAGGAAGTAGATAAATTTAAGTATAATTCACAGTTCTAACTAAATGCCCTTTCAatcataaataaacatgtttgtttcttCAGATAATCTTGGAAGCATACTTCAGGGATACTTATAttagctatctctaattttgaaataacacattgcaaggaaggcagctaattaaaaTAGACagcacccattgccaactcttgttTAGTTAGATTTGATCATCACCCTTTTAATCTGGCCCCATACTagggaaattatttttttttgtggtaATCATTGGACAGTGATTGGCCTTGGTCATGAAGAATAAAAAACTTGTCATTCatacaagaaatataataaaaaaaaaaaactaaagcaTCACAACCTATAAAGAGTTTGCttgttatgttaatttttatataaaactaattccTTCAACTTACTATCCAGTTTGCAGGAGACTGTCTAAATTAATGATTTCCAAGCAGTACACCTCATCTCagaataaaacacagtaaaacaagCATACTTTCATTCAAAAActatttatagttataatatttctatacaaataaaacaaaaatccaaaATATAAGAGTACTATTTGGCTTTAATGAAACAGTACTGAAGAATACCAACCCTCAACTAAGTATGCATCCCGGAAAAGTGCTAACCCAATTAGATGGGTTATGAGTTGGGAATCCTTgaataaaaagtgtttaaaacatatttttctctatcCCTAGATCTCATTCTTAATAAACAACTCAAATTTTTATAGActaataaaattcagtttttcttccatttttcagaaaattccaaatgtgttttcatatttaatttcacAAATGATGAACCAGAAACAAACATCAGTTGATGAGCTGAGGTCGTATAAGaacaaaattagaataaatatGTCACCACTGTCATATTGGATTAATGCAAATTTCATCGGTGTCTATATACAATTTCCACTTctgatttgtatataaaaaaaaacttctatcaTCAACTGTAGTTTTATCAATCAACTTCCTAGAAATTATACcacaaatgtgtgtgttttaagaaagaaaacattttgttcatttataattttttgtacacTGTCATTTCTTAGGAACTGAattcataataattattgttgcttaattttaatacacaaaatttctCACTTTTGACAAAATTAACTGGTCTTCCCATATGAAAGGAATTTGGGACTTTACCAGTTAGAGTTGCTGCAGTATCTTGTTGATCTTGTTGTAAGTTAATATGTGTAACAGTTACTAACAAACAAGTTGCCAAAACAACAGATTAAATAATGATATTTCTAACAAACCTTTCTTTAATTTATGAACTTTTTTCACATCTGGATGGTATTCAGGAGACTTTGGAGCACATCCCTCCAAGTGTATTGTTTTTGTCAAGTCATCATCATTCTCATTTTCTTTTGGAATCTTGTAGTTTTCTACATGATCAACACGAATAGTTCTTCCACATAACTAGAGagaaaaaattacataatatatctaaataaaaaattTGCCAATTCTGAGaataaatacacttttttaataacttaaaaacaatCTATACAATGCTTTACATATATTatagttgaaataaataacatttatgttcACCACAATACTAAACAATAAGCTCACTCTTCTCTAAGGAAAGTCTGAATTAACAGGTTTCTATAAAGGAAACAGCATAAATTTTCATACAAGACTTCACCATACAATTACTGTTCTTAActtatcagtattttaataattttcattttttagcaATATGTAAACTTAATTTGGTTCATATAAGTACAATCtcgttaaaatatatatatactcggATCAAAAACTGCTCCTTGCATGTTCAATTACTGCTTctgaaaattactttattaaatattgtaaatactaTTATTCAACTATTTATAGAGCTATAAATTGATCTTGATTCTAAGACATACTTTAAACTTTACTGTAGAAGATTGTATTATTGTCAATACTGTGAgagttttatattaaagttacatttaaatcacttaacaaataaatataatgtat
Proteins encoded in this window:
- the LOC143253361 gene encoding uncharacterized protein LOC143253361 isoform X1, encoding MIFVKPSSPLGITFQPAFCKRLYRPCQSKCLQLFAMTSVQLTTETSYWAFPTLFWTSFCNVKNITKLNEKELSLGLNSKTSWHNLYKHSAWIFIGGLPYDLTEGDIICAFSQYGEVVNLNLIRDKKSGKSKGFCFLCYEDQRSTVLAVDNFNGIKLCGRTIRVDHVENYKIPKENENDDDLTKTIHLEGCAPKSPEYHPDVKKVHKLKKERKKRKERVKKYSDTDTSSSHASAKEIKPLVKVKEEKIDSGYSKYLNKDLTSTNCFRDFSHKRKLQNQLEDSVQSINIQVKLKLPSAKHLDVDPHCSSKFVHRSESPLPAPQNSLRGSISSKDRHKSPSAERNHFTKTGNSLFKSSNSREKLEEKSLSNCRSWNKERYYKSHNQQNIDTSMDKNYISISQKGSRKVKRHNWREEYILEKRQRENDQCEKERSSDRVFKKSKRKEHRSQLSPLSYRPDDYCEGRRVNEISYTENDKVRYKEHRYDEDSGHSRYSECKYHTEDFTDRRRCWEIGKSYTEREIELEWLRKREIQIERESFEFQEEFNRDFECDRRYYDNYSDVLRDRFNDRTALQSKQRNRKWNVKNIKRQSRTSQR
- the LOC143253361 gene encoding uncharacterized protein LOC143253361 isoform X2, coding for MNPLTNVKNITKLNEKELSLGLNSKTSWHNLYKHSAWIFIGGLPYDLTEGDIICAFSQYGEVVNLNLIRDKKSGKSKGFCFLCYEDQRSTVLAVDNFNGIKLCGRTIRVDHVENYKIPKENENDDDLTKTIHLEGCAPKSPEYHPDVKKVHKLKKERKKRKERVKKYSDTDTSSSHASAKEIKPLVKVKEEKIDSGYSKYLNKDLTSTNCFRDFSHKRKLQNQLEDSVQSINIQVKLKLPSAKHLDVDPHCSSKFVHRSESPLPAPQNSLRGSISSKDRHKSPSAERNHFTKTGNSLFKSSNSREKLEEKSLSNCRSWNKERYYKSHNQQNIDTSMDKNYISISQKGSRKVKRHNWREEYILEKRQRENDQCEKERSSDRVFKKSKRKEHRSQLSPLSYRPDDYCEGRRVNEISYTENDKVRYKEHRYDEDSGHSRYSECKYHTEDFTDRRRCWEIGKSYTEREIELEWLRKREIQIERESFEFQEEFNRDFECDRRYYDNYSDVLRDRFNDRTALQSKQRNRKWNVKNIKRQSRTSQR